A stretch of Candidatus Goldiibacteriota bacterium DNA encodes these proteins:
- a CDS encoding NHL repeat-containing protein, translating to IGVMFLTFVMLISCSKKSQPAEPVEPTPTATNTPYHEFLGACGSEGTATGELTCIEAVVVDSDNNIYVSDGCTGYVSKFNNGMVYQMRWGTSLNGNGLLDAPYFLLSTSLNEILISESFENRITKFNNSGTILDYWGESGITQGKFSGAAGLYEYGANIYVLDANNKRIQKFDSNGNYISEFSIITVNDPSYCTYWDMEGDLYGYLYVINDSEKCIKKFSTDGTFIKKWGNDTYNVGGIPGPKCVAVYGNLLYISDMAKNAIVIFDLDGNFKYEIRGYTEGGTYKTLSDPNALALDSAGNIYVSESDTGVRRIVKLSGTPLYN from the coding sequence AATTGGGGTGATGTTTTTGACTTTTGTGATGTTGATATCCTGCAGTAAAAAATCTCAGCCCGCTGAACCTGTAGAACCCACACCAACGGCAACAAACACGCCATATCACGAATTTTTAGGCGCATGCGGAAGCGAAGGAACGGCAACGGGGGAATTAACTTGTATTGAAGCTGTTGTTGTTGATAGCGACAATAATATATATGTAAGTGACGGTTGCACGGGATATGTTAGCAAATTTAATAACGGTATGGTATATCAGATGAGATGGGGAACGAGTTTAAATGGGAACGGATTACTCGATGCGCCATATTTCTTACTGTCAACTTCTTTAAATGAAATACTTATTTCTGAATCTTTTGAAAATAGAATTACGAAATTTAATAATTCAGGAACAATATTGGATTACTGGGGTGAAAGCGGAATCACTCAAGGAAAGTTTTCTGGAGCGGCCGGATTATATGAATATGGTGCAAATATCTATGTGTTGGATGCTAATAATAAAAGAATTCAAAAATTTGATTCAAATGGCAATTACATTTCGGAATTTAGCATTATTACTGTTAATGATCCTTCATATTGTACATATTGGGATATGGAAGGTGATTTATATGGCTATTTGTATGTTATAAATGATTCTGAGAAGTGCATTAAAAAATTCAGTACTGATGGTACTTTTATAAAAAAATGGGGTAATGACACATACAATGTAGGCGGCATTCCTGGGCCTAAATGTGTTGCGGTATATGGAAATTTACTATATATAAGCGATATGGCGAAGAATGCTATTGTAATTTTTGATCTTGATGGTAATTTCAAATATGAAATACGCGGTTACACAGAAGGCGGTACATATAAAACGTTATCTGACCCAAACGCCCTTGCTCTTGATTCCGCGGGAAATATTTATGTCTCTGAATCCGACACAGGCGTCCGCCGTATTGTAAAACTAAGCGGAACACCTTTGTATAATTAA
- a CDS encoding SIS domain-containing protein encodes MKEYFRQNVDEIRDVQEKSFEAHKDTTLPKIADAMYNCLSAGNKIMICGNGGSASDAMHIAAEFVVRLKENRRAYPAMALSNDPVIITACGNDLGYEMIFARQVEAFGKKGDVLIALSTSGNSPNVIKAIEEAKKQGVTVIGVTGEGGGKMASMCDVLLDIKSKSSARIQETYMTFLHTLCFITEKRLAGEKI; translated from the coding sequence ATGAAAGAATATTTCAGGCAAAATGTTGATGAAATTCGCGATGTTCAGGAAAAAAGTTTTGAAGCCCACAAGGATACCACCCTCCCCAAAATAGCCGACGCGATGTATAACTGCCTTTCTGCAGGAAATAAGATAATGATATGCGGCAACGGCGGGTCGGCTTCTGACGCGATGCACATAGCGGCGGAATTTGTTGTGCGCCTTAAAGAAAACAGGCGTGCTTATCCTGCCATGGCATTATCAAATGACCCTGTGATTATAACCGCCTGCGGCAATGATTTGGGGTATGAAATGATTTTCGCGCGCCAGGTAGAGGCCTTTGGAAAAAAAGGCGATGTGCTTATAGCGCTTTCCACATCGGGCAATTCCCCTAATGTTATTAAAGCAATAGAAGAAGCAAAAAAGCAGGGCGTTACAGTAATTGGTGTTACAGGCGAAGGCGGCGGAAAAATGGCATCTATGTGCGACGTACTGCTGGATATAAAGTCAAAAAGCAGCGCCCGCATTCAGGAAACTTACATGACTTTTCTCCATACGCTCTGCTTCATAACCGAAAAAAGGCTTGCCGGCGAAAAAATATGA
- the rfaE1 gene encoding D-glycero-beta-D-manno-heptose-7-phosphate kinase has protein sequence MKNIQISSLKKIVGRFKGKKILVVGDLMIDEYIWGNVSRISPEAPIPVVEVSREESKPGGAANVIINLIAMGAKVYCAGVVGADANAHKLEKYFRDHKVNYSALIEDTNRPTTIKTRVIAHNQQVVRIDKEKKLAISSAIREKMLIKLKPVIKEMDGIILSDYNKGMMTKEIVDGVMKAAAGKIVAVDPKPQNMGLFKNTTLITPNKKEAAGATGIDIETEKDILTAGNKLKKELNIKAVLITRGEDGMSLFEDSGISHVPTVAREVFDVTGAGDTVISVATLALCAGADFKEAAVLSNVAAGISVAEVGVYAVTAKELINELKAKC, from the coding sequence ATGAAAAACATACAAATATCATCGCTTAAAAAAATAGTCGGCAGGTTTAAGGGCAAAAAAATACTTGTAGTGGGCGACCTTATGATAGATGAATATATTTGGGGGAATGTCTCCAGAATATCTCCGGAAGCGCCTATCCCCGTGGTGGAAGTATCGCGTGAAGAATCAAAACCAGGCGGCGCGGCCAACGTAATAATTAACCTTATCGCTATGGGCGCGAAAGTATACTGCGCCGGCGTGGTGGGCGCGGATGCAAATGCCCACAAACTTGAAAAATATTTCAGGGACCATAAAGTCAATTACTCCGCACTTATTGAAGATACAAACAGGCCTACCACAATAAAGACCAGAGTCATCGCGCATAATCAGCAGGTGGTAAGGATTGATAAAGAAAAAAAGCTTGCCATCAGTTCCGCTATAAGGGAAAAGATGCTTATAAAACTTAAACCTGTTATAAAAGAGATGGACGGAATAATACTTTCTGATTACAACAAGGGAATGATGACAAAAGAAATAGTGGACGGTGTAATGAAGGCAGCTGCGGGTAAAATAGTGGCGGTTGACCCTAAACCCCAGAATATGGGTCTTTTTAAAAATACCACCCTTATCACGCCCAATAAAAAAGAAGCTGCGGGAGCCACAGGTATTGATATAGAGACGGAAAAAGATATTCTTACAGCAGGCAATAAATTAAAGAAAGAACTTAACATAAAAGCGGTGCTTATCACAAGAGGCGAAGACGGCATGTCCCTTTTTGAAGACAGCGGTATTTCTCACGTACCCACTGTTGCCCGTGAAGTGTTTGATGTGACAGGCGCCGGGGATACGGTTATATCGGTTGCCACGCTTGCGCTGTGCGCGGGCGCGGATTTTAAAGAAGCGGCGGTGCTGTCAAATGTGGCGGCAGGAATATCCGTTGCCGAAGTGGGCGTATACGCTGTCACCGCAAAAGAATTAATTAATGAACTTAAGGCTAAATGTTAA
- the rfaE2 gene encoding D-glycero-beta-D-manno-heptose 1-phosphate adenylyltransferase codes for MNKVIFSRKKLIEEVKKIKKSGKRVVFTNGCYDLLHVGHIRLLQSAGKKGDKLIVAINSDASVRRIKGEKRPLINQKERAETLSGLECVDIVTVFNEDDPFNIIKDILPDILVKGGDWPLDKIIGSDIVIKNGGKVMNIKYQAGKSTTNLVGKVVSAYGTKPL; via the coding sequence ATGAACAAGGTAATTTTCAGCAGAAAAAAACTTATAGAAGAAGTTAAAAAAATAAAAAAATCCGGTAAAAGAGTAGTCTTTACAAACGGATGTTATGACCTGCTTCATGTGGGGCATATCAGGCTTCTTCAAAGCGCAGGAAAAAAAGGAGATAAACTGATTGTCGCCATTAACAGTGATGCTTCTGTCAGGCGCATAAAGGGTGAAAAAAGGCCCCTGATAAATCAGAAAGAACGCGCTGAAACTCTGTCCGGCCTTGAATGTGTTGATATCGTAACTGTGTTTAATGAAGATGACCCGTTTAATATAATAAAAGATATTTTGCCGGACATACTTGTAAAAGGCGGCGACTGGCCGCTGGACAAAATAATAGGCAGTGATATAGTGATAAAAAACGGCGGCAAAGTGATGAATATAAAATATCAGGCGGGTAAATCCACCACTAACCTTGTAGGAAAAGTAGTAAGCGCGTATGGGACAAAACCGCTGTAA
- the kdsB gene encoding 3-deoxy-manno-octulosonate cytidylyltransferase, which yields MNIIGIIPARLKSSRLPEKMLKKIKGKTLIEYVYENAKKAKLLKKLYVATDSVKIKEAVERSGGLVIMTSSKCKSGTERIQEALKTVKANINDIVVNIQGDEPLLEPKLIDAAVQVLVNDDRYDCATIASQITDSSHIKDPSCVKVVTDMDGGALYFSRAVIPFSRDGKKVPVFKHIGLYAYRKMVLDRWNSMKSCYESVEKLEQLRMLENGMKIKVIKAKSKSIGIDTLKDFMNFKKIITG from the coding sequence ATGAATATTATAGGAATAATTCCGGCAAGGCTTAAATCATCCCGCCTTCCCGAAAAGATGTTAAAAAAGATAAAAGGTAAAACCCTTATAGAATATGTTTATGAAAATGCGAAAAAAGCAAAACTGCTTAAAAAATTATACGTGGCAACAGACAGCGTAAAGATAAAAGAGGCAGTGGAGAGGTCAGGAGGGCTGGTTATTATGACTTCTTCCAAATGCAAGTCAGGCACGGAACGTATTCAGGAAGCGTTAAAAACGGTTAAGGCAAACATAAATGACATTGTTGTCAATATACAGGGGGATGAACCCCTGCTGGAGCCGAAACTTATAGATGCCGCTGTACAAGTGCTTGTCAATGACGACAGGTATGACTGTGCCACTATTGCATCGCAGATAACGGATTCTTCGCATATAAAGGATCCGTCGTGCGTTAAGGTGGTAACGGACATGGACGGCGGCGCGTTATATTTTTCGCGCGCGGTTATCCCATTTTCCAGGGACGGCAAAAAAGTGCCTGTTTTTAAACACATAGGACTTTATGCTTACAGGAAAATGGTGCTTGACCGGTGGAACAGCATGAAGAGCTGCTACGAATCAGTGGAGAAGCTGGAGCAGTTAAGAATGCTGGAAAATGGAATGAAAATAAAAGTTATTAAGGCAAAAAGCAAAAGCATAGGAATTGATACACTCAAAGATTTTATGAACTTCAAAAAAATAATAACAGGATAA
- a CDS encoding CTP synthase, translating into MSKYIFVTGGVVSSLGKGIAASSIGALLESRGLRIAMQKFDPYINVDPGTMSPFQHGEVYVLDDGAETDLDLGHYERFTSASFSALNNVTTGKIYQSIIEKERKGDYLGKTVQVVPHVTNEIKNRIKMAARKDIDVVIVEIGGTVGDIESLPFLEAIRQMQIDEGRDNVLFAHLTLVPYIRAAGEIKTKPTQHSVSAMRSIGIQPGILLCRSEKKISKGERDKIALFCNVEENAVIQALDVSTIYEVPRMYLNQKLDDIILEKLKIKKARKADLKKWDAIVRRIKKPALETEIAVVGKYLEVQDAYKSIKEAILHGGIANNCRVNIKWVDSETIEKAPAAAKALKGVSGILVPGGFGNRGIEGKINAIKYARENKVPFFGICLGMQMAVTEFARNVLKLKGANSTEFDRETPYPIISLLEEQKCVKDMGGTMRLGSYPCRLKPGSRIYSAYKEKVIFERHRHRYEFNSIFKERMEEKGMTVSGLSPDGLLAEAVEIKNHPWFVAVQYHPEFKSKPVSPHPLFNGFVKASVAKNKFKKAKEIKG; encoded by the coding sequence ATGTCAAAATATATATTTGTAACAGGAGGCGTTGTATCGTCTCTGGGCAAGGGAATAGCGGCATCTTCTATCGGCGCCCTGCTTGAAAGCAGGGGGTTAAGAATTGCAATGCAGAAATTTGACCCGTACATAAATGTGGACCCGGGCACAATGAGCCCTTTTCAGCACGGCGAAGTATATGTCCTTGATGACGGGGCGGAAACCGACCTTGACCTTGGCCATTATGAACGGTTTACCTCGGCTTCTTTTTCGGCGCTTAACAATGTGACCACGGGAAAAATTTACCAGTCGATAATTGAAAAAGAAAGAAAGGGCGATTACCTTGGCAAGACCGTGCAGGTGGTGCCGCACGTTACCAATGAAATTAAGAACAGGATAAAAATGGCCGCGCGTAAGGATATAGACGTGGTGATAGTGGAAATAGGCGGCACAGTGGGGGACATTGAAAGCCTGCCGTTTCTGGAAGCTATAAGGCAGATGCAGATTGACGAAGGCCGCGACAACGTGCTTTTTGCACACCTGACGCTTGTCCCTTATATAAGGGCTGCCGGTGAGATTAAGACAAAGCCCACCCAGCACAGCGTAAGCGCCATGAGGTCAATTGGAATACAGCCGGGAATCCTGCTGTGCAGAAGCGAAAAGAAAATATCAAAAGGCGAAAGGGATAAAATAGCCCTTTTCTGTAATGTGGAAGAAAACGCCGTGATTCAGGCGCTGGACGTAAGCACCATTTATGAAGTGCCAAGGATGTATCTTAATCAGAAGCTTGATGATATAATTTTAGAGAAACTTAAGATAAAAAAAGCGCGCAAAGCTGACCTGAAAAAATGGGACGCGATAGTGCGCAGGATAAAAAAACCGGCGCTGGAAACTGAAATTGCGGTGGTAGGAAAATATCTTGAAGTTCAGGACGCCTACAAATCAATAAAGGAAGCCATTCTGCACGGCGGCATTGCCAATAACTGCAGAGTGAATATTAAATGGGTGGATTCTGAAACAATAGAAAAAGCGCCCGCGGCGGCAAAAGCATTAAAAGGCGTGTCCGGCATACTTGTACCGGGCGGTTTTGGCAACAGGGGAATTGAAGGCAAGATTAACGCGATTAAGTACGCAAGGGAAAATAAAGTGCCGTTTTTTGGAATATGCCTTGGAATGCAGATGGCAGTCACGGAATTCGCGCGTAATGTATTGAAATTAAAAGGCGCCAATTCCACTGAATTTGACAGGGAGACTCCGTATCCTATAATTTCTCTTTTAGAGGAACAGAAGTGCGTAAAAGATATGGGCGGTACGATGAGATTAGGTTCATACCCATGCAGGTTAAAGCCTGGCTCCAGAATCTATTCTGCGTATAAAGAAAAAGTGATATTTGAACGTCACAGGCACAGATATGAATTTAACAGCATATTTAAAGAACGTATGGAAGAAAAGGGAATGACGGTTTCGGGATTGTCGCCTGACGGGCTTTTAGCGGAAGCGGTTGAAATAAAAAACCATCCGTGGTTTGTGGCTGTCCAGTACCACCCGGAATTTAAGTCCAAACCTGTATCGCCGCACCCTCTTTTTAACGGGTTCGTAAAAGCATCCGTGGCAAAAAATAAATTTAAAAAGGCAAAAGAAATAAAGGGGTGA
- the kdsA gene encoding 3-deoxy-8-phosphooctulonate synthase has product MKTKKKSSAKKVSLKKFFELSQEDFFFIGGPCVIENEDMAFKTASALKEICYSLNIPFIFKASYDKANRTSASAFRGVGMAKGLRILGNIKKKLSIPVLTDVHSPEEATEAAKVVDVLQIPAFLCRQTDLLNAAAETGIPVNIKKGQFLSPYEVENMVNKVLAKGNKNIMLTERGFSFGYNNLVVDMKSIAIMKKLGYPVIIDATHSVQRPGGAGTSSGGDGEFVETIARASVAAGANGLFMEVHPSPEKALSDKATQYPLKSVKKFLEELKNIFETVKR; this is encoded by the coding sequence ATGAAGACAAAGAAAAAAAGTTCAGCCAAAAAGGTAAGTTTAAAAAAATTCTTTGAACTGTCGCAGGAAGACTTTTTCTTTATAGGCGGGCCGTGCGTAATTGAAAATGAAGACATGGCTTTTAAAACCGCGTCCGCGCTTAAAGAAATCTGTTACAGTTTAAACATCCCTTTTATTTTTAAAGCGTCCTATGACAAAGCCAACAGGACTTCGGCTTCGGCGTTCAGGGGCGTGGGCATGGCAAAAGGGTTAAGGATACTTGGAAACATAAAAAAGAAGCTGTCAATTCCCGTCTTAACAGACGTGCATTCCCCGGAAGAGGCCACAGAGGCCGCGAAAGTGGTTGATGTGCTTCAGATACCCGCTTTTCTTTGCAGGCAGACAGACCTTTTAAACGCCGCGGCGGAAACGGGCATTCCGGTTAATATAAAGAAAGGGCAGTTTTTATCGCCTTATGAAGTGGAAAATATGGTTAATAAAGTCCTGGCAAAGGGCAATAAGAACATAATGCTGACTGAAAGAGGGTTTTCCTTCGGGTACAATAACCTTGTGGTGGACATGAAATCCATTGCCATAATGAAAAAACTTGGGTATCCTGTTATAATTGATGCAACGCATTCGGTTCAGCGGCCGGGCGGGGCGGGCACAAGCAGCGGCGGCGACGGCGAGTTTGTGGAAACCATAGCCAGGGCATCTGTGGCAGCGGGAGCAAACGGGCTTTTTATGGAAGTGCACCCAAGCCCGGAAAAAGCTTTAAGCGACAAAGCCACGCAGTATCCGCTTAAATCTGTTAAAAAGTTTCTTGAGGAATTAAAAAATATATTTGAGACGGTGAAAAGATGA
- a CDS encoding ribonuclease HI family protein: MSKYVGFADGASSGNPGDAGIGIVIKEDGKEVLRVSKSIGVATNNVAEYMAIIKLLEMTDDLEIDEIEIFSDSELAVKQINGEYKINDEKLKELNAKVQSFRSITKFTVTHVGREKNSDADKLAKEGSKRGSKLHNV; the protein is encoded by the coding sequence ATGAGTAAATATGTTGGATTTGCGGACGGCGCCAGCAGCGGTAATCCGGGCGACGCGGGAATAGGCATAGTTATAAAGGAAGACGGAAAGGAAGTATTAAGGGTCTCCAAATCCATAGGGGTGGCCACCAATAACGTGGCTGAATACATGGCAATAATAAAACTTCTTGAAATGACAGATGACCTGGAAATTGACGAGATTGAGATATTCTCGGACAGCGAACTTGCGGTAAAACAGATTAACGGCGAATACAAAATAAATGACGAAAAACTGAAAGAACTTAACGCTAAAGTGCAGTCATTCAGGAGCATAACAAAATTTACCGTTACGCATGTAGGCCGTGAAAAGAACAGCGACGCGGATAAACTTGCAAAAGAGGGAAGTAAAAGAGGGAGCAAGCTGCACAATGTATGA
- a CDS encoding TldD/PmbA family protein, with translation MSRIDNEAVRKMAGAGFNIWDIFYEKSASLSITFEDNRVDKVQSGLDEGFGLRGTKGNKTFYGFTNNISSVKNVADTIAGAGKNSGADFIFSEMKPSVFNPVKIMPDTISVDVKTSLLKEVNDMIRAEYKGIRQVNASYLEKIQDVEIINNNGVLVKDRRVYTSFIVFVIAARENRIETAHAVISGHAGFEVLDKDTVFSRAKDAAGLAVSMLDTDRKIAGQMPVILSSTAGGTMIHEAVGHSLEADLVQKDMSEYKGRMGQKVSSPLITVIDDATLTNKRGSFSFDDEGTPAQKTVLIENGILKNFMYDRETAAKDNTQSTGNGRRESYRFRPIPRMRNTMIAPGNGSPQDLINDTKEGIFVKRMGGGQVNTVTGEFIFEVKEGYLIENGKVTVPVRNATLMGKGADVINSIDAVCNDIGFDVGTCGKDGQGVPVSDAQPTLRIPKLLVGSK, from the coding sequence ATGAGCAGGATTGATAATGAAGCCGTCCGCAAAATGGCGGGGGCGGGTTTTAATATCTGGGATATTTTCTATGAGAAGTCCGCTTCATTAAGCATTACCTTTGAAGACAACCGTGTTGATAAAGTACAGTCGGGCCTGGATGAAGGCTTTGGGCTGCGCGGGACAAAAGGCAATAAAACATTTTATGGCTTTACCAATAATATATCCTCCGTTAAAAATGTCGCTGATACCATTGCCGGCGCGGGAAAAAATTCAGGCGCTGATTTTATATTCTCCGAAATGAAACCTTCTGTTTTTAATCCTGTTAAAATCATGCCGGATACAATATCCGTGGATGTAAAAACCTCCCTGTTAAAAGAAGTAAATGACATGATAAGGGCGGAATACAAAGGAATAAGGCAGGTAAATGCTTCTTATCTTGAAAAAATACAGGATGTGGAAATAATAAATAATAACGGGGTCCTTGTAAAAGACAGGCGCGTATACACGTCTTTTATTGTTTTTGTAATTGCGGCAAGGGAAAACAGAATAGAGACCGCGCACGCGGTAATATCGGGACATGCGGGATTTGAAGTGCTTGATAAAGATACAGTTTTCAGCAGGGCTAAAGATGCCGCGGGGCTTGCGGTATCAATGCTTGATACTGACAGAAAGATAGCGGGACAGATGCCCGTGATACTGTCTTCAACAGCCGGCGGCACAATGATACATGAAGCTGTGGGCCATTCGCTGGAAGCCGATCTTGTGCAGAAAGATATGTCTGAATATAAGGGCAGAATGGGGCAGAAGGTAAGTTCGCCCCTTATCACGGTTATTGATGACGCGACCCTTACAAACAAGCGCGGGTCTTTCTCGTTTGATGATGAAGGCACTCCCGCGCAGAAAACAGTCCTTATAGAAAACGGAATACTTAAAAACTTTATGTATGACAGGGAAACCGCGGCCAAAGACAATACGCAGTCCACGGGCAACGGGCGTAGGGAATCTTACAGGTTCCGCCCCATACCAAGGATGCGCAATACCATGATAGCGCCCGGTAACGGCAGCCCGCAAGATTTGATAAATGATACCAAAGAAGGTATTTTTGTAAAAAGAATGGGCGGGGGGCAGGTAAATACTGTTACCGGCGAGTTTATTTTTGAAGTCAAAGAGGGCTATTTAATAGAAAATGGAAAAGTAACTGTTCCCGTCAGAAACGCCACGTTAATGGGAAAAGGCGCGGACGTTATAAATTCAATTGACGCTGTCTGTAATGATATAGGGTTTGATGTGGGCACCTGCGGGAAAGACGGGCAGGGAGTTCCGGTTTCTGACGCCCAACCCACACTGCGTATTCCAAAGCTGCTGGTGGGAAGTAAGTAG
- the dctP gene encoding TRAP transporter substrate-binding protein DctP, with protein sequence MKKLTLVILSLLLTAGVFAAEKKIIIKFASVAPDGSTWMNIMEEFAEEVTEKTGGAVEFKFYPGGVSGDEKDVLRKMKINQINAAGFTSQGLGEVVKEVRLLNLPFIFNTYKQIDHVMAKMSPFFEAEYQKKGYTVLGWPEVGFAYVFSKDKVESLADFRKVKMWIWGDDQLVNSLFKNIGIVPIPLALSDVNQSLQTGLIEGVYGSPLSAIAMQWNTSVKNMLDIKVANVPGGILINNKTWSALTDEQKKIIKDAGKKHFTKLTAASRKENEEAIAALKKTGTKISAIKGQEDIKVLDEVAIKTANDLVGKFYTKAQLDEMLGYIEEAKKEEKVK encoded by the coding sequence ATGAAAAAGTTAACTTTAGTTATCCTGTCATTGCTTTTAACCGCCGGGGTTTTCGCGGCAGAGAAAAAAATTATTATTAAGTTCGCGTCGGTTGCGCCGGACGGTTCCACATGGATGAATATAATGGAAGAATTTGCCGAAGAAGTGACAGAAAAGACCGGCGGGGCTGTGGAATTTAAATTCTATCCCGGCGGCGTAAGCGGCGATGAAAAAGACGTTCTGCGTAAGATGAAGATAAACCAGATAAACGCGGCAGGCTTTACATCACAGGGTCTTGGAGAAGTCGTAAAAGAAGTAAGGCTTTTAAACCTTCCTTTCATATTTAACACATATAAACAGATAGACCATGTGATGGCAAAAATGTCCCCTTTCTTTGAGGCGGAATATCAGAAAAAAGGGTACACGGTGCTTGGCTGGCCGGAAGTTGGTTTTGCGTATGTATTCAGCAAGGATAAGGTTGAATCGCTTGCGGATTTTAGGAAAGTTAAGATGTGGATCTGGGGCGATGACCAGCTGGTGAATTCACTCTTTAAAAATATCGGGATTGTACCCATACCGCTTGCGCTGTCAGATGTTAATCAGTCCCTGCAGACCGGGCTTATTGAAGGGGTTTACGGTTCGCCGCTTTCCGCGATAGCAATGCAGTGGAATACCAGCGTAAAGAATATGCTTGATATAAAAGTGGCAAACGTACCCGGCGGGATTCTGATAAATAATAAAACATGGTCGGCTTTGACTGATGAACAGAAAAAAATAATAAAAGATGCCGGAAAAAAACACTTCACAAAACTTACGGCAGCAAGCCGCAAAGAGAATGAAGAGGCGATAGCGGCCCTGAAAAAAACAGGGACAAAAATATCCGCTATTAAAGGGCAGGAAGATATAAAAGTGCTTGATGAAGTGGCTATTAAGACGGCAAATGACCTTGTTGGAAAATTCTACACAAAGGCACAGCTTGATGAAATGCTTGGTTATATTGAGGAAGCAAAAAAAGAAGAAAAGGTAAAATAA
- a CDS encoding TRAP transporter small permease subunit, with product MKFLRSLNYNVYRILKAVVVTLFILLLAFSAMQVILRLVFKTGIPNAESLSRYLVLWVSFLGASLAAFKHRHINLDILSKYLKKINPGLVGVIISTAATVILGFLSWAGVVFILNEMPDSQKIFFIPVWVMESVIPLTFIVMMFIYFQGIFDSVKIMRKAVKK from the coding sequence TTGAAATTTTTAAGAAGTTTAAATTATAACGTTTACAGGATCCTTAAAGCTGTGGTGGTGACCCTTTTTATACTGCTGCTTGCTTTTTCCGCCATGCAGGTAATTCTGCGCCTTGTTTTTAAAACAGGCATACCCAATGCGGAATCGCTTTCAAGGTATCTTGTCCTTTGGGTAAGCTTTTTGGGCGCTTCGCTTGCCGCGTTTAAACACCGTCACATCAACCTTGATATTTTAAGCAAATACCTTAAAAAAATAAATCCCGGCCTTGTGGGTGTTATTATCAGCACGGCAGCCACGGTTATTCTTGGGTTCCTTTCCTGGGCCGGAGTGGTTTTTATCTTAAATGAAATGCCTGACTCGCAGAAAATATTTTTTATACCTGTATGGGTTATGGAATCCGTAATACCGTTGACGTTTATTGTAATGATGTTTATCTATTTTCAGGGTATTTTTGACAGCGTAAAAATCATGCGCAAGGCGGTTAAAAAATGA